In Paenibacillus guangzhouensis, a single window of DNA contains:
- a CDS encoding NAD(P)/FAD-dependent oxidoreductase has translation METIIPIRSRDRQAESDTAGMELKRMERIVDAAVLGGGIAGSCMAKALSDRGWETVLIDRKTFPRHKVCGEFLSPESRSTLQAFGLNDTVASLRPQRIARARLIFEHGGEIELPIPGEAWGLSRYAMDEALHLAAQRAGAHLHMATTVTQVELSGTGKGYRVRMRQGSEVSQIHARAVITAWGANGRVALGAERPKTSTNDAYIGVKSHYTGLTMEPVIEMYFFRGGYLGLCPIEDGKVNAAALLDRNEFAKAGKSVLSILEAAAERNRKLEQRLAAAVPIAGTQAAIAPVHLQRKPASWDMLPRIGDAAAMIAPLCGDGMSMALRSAALCAPLADDYLRGNLSLSDWERQFTGSIHREFAGPLRWGGFMQWLIRKPAIAQLLPGAARIAPVLANGIVRATRLKPYES, from the coding sequence ATGGAGACCATTATTCCGATACGCAGTCGTGATCGGCAAGCCGAATCTGATACTGCAGGGATGGAGCTGAAGCGGATGGAACGTATTGTGGATGCCGCCGTGCTTGGCGGAGGGATCGCGGGAAGCTGCATGGCTAAGGCGCTCTCGGATCGAGGATGGGAGACGGTGTTGATCGATCGTAAGACCTTTCCACGCCATAAAGTATGCGGGGAATTCTTGTCACCAGAATCGCGAAGTACGCTGCAGGCCTTCGGCTTAAACGACACGGTGGCGTCACTTCGGCCGCAGCGCATCGCGCGCGCTCGATTGATCTTCGAGCACGGCGGCGAGATCGAGCTGCCGATCCCTGGCGAGGCCTGGGGGCTCAGCCGGTATGCGATGGACGAAGCGCTTCATCTTGCCGCACAGCGGGCTGGTGCTCATCTGCATATGGCGACAACGGTAACACAAGTTGAGCTAAGTGGGACAGGGAAAGGCTACAGGGTCCGCATGAGGCAAGGATCCGAGGTAAGTCAAATCCATGCCCGCGCCGTCATCACGGCTTGGGGAGCGAATGGACGAGTTGCCCTCGGTGCGGAGCGTCCGAAGACATCGACGAATGATGCATACATCGGGGTGAAATCCCATTATACCGGGCTAACAATGGAGCCGGTCATAGAAATGTATTTTTTTCGCGGCGGCTATTTAGGACTATGTCCGATTGAGGATGGCAAAGTGAATGCAGCAGCGCTGCTTGATCGGAACGAGTTCGCTAAGGCAGGCAAGTCGGTGCTGTCCATTCTGGAGGCAGCCGCAGAGCGTAACCGGAAGCTGGAACAGCGCCTTGCCGCCGCCGTGCCCATCGCAGGAACGCAAGCGGCTATTGCGCCGGTGCATCTCCAGCGTAAGCCCGCTTCATGGGACATGCTCCCTCGCATCGGCGATGCCGCTGCCATGATCGCGCCGCTCTGCGGCGACGGGATGTCCATGGCGCTGCGATCCGCTGCGTTGTGCGCACCGCTCGCGGACGACTACCTGCGAGGGAATCTGTCCCTTTCGGATTGGGAGCGACAATTTACGGGATCGATCCACCGCGAGTTCGCAGGTCCCTTACGATGGGGGGGCTTCATGCAATGGCTCATTCGTAAGCCGGCCATTGCGCAGCTGCTGCCCGGCGCAGCAAGAATTGCACCCGTG
- a CDS encoding erythromycin esterase family protein, which translates to MRWNTNTFGLRRFLCMPLTLIMLSASMTSAVIPIKTAYGEAAEGTSSQPKNGALGQGPEAKTARSYQTAVSDWKRWVADHAYALHTIQPESWSANGGSIAQDKFSDLDMLIPLLADKRIVYLGENSHGVAEFNLVKTRLIQYLHQTLGYNMVAFESGLGDAALAQGQIKKMATQETMRRSIFGVWWTEETKPLFEYMKETHKSESPLRLAGFDIQVQSPLFQDAKWIPSKGLKDRALQAEQDVRKWRMSKDLSGFRKVKPELIKVYEELLQVVTKNENALKMDYPDEPHIVKLMKRALEDRIRVIQEYNELCIQSNILTEQGDYSGTQPMMEWRDRALASNLAWLATKVYPEERIIVWGHNGHISKAQSLISNMPKSMGELMPEELKRESYVMGLFTGQGQFAENTREPVQLDPMIPGSMEDILTAAGQPYTFMDLRYRENERGNSWMFERMIASYQVMMPMPLELRRHFDGVLLIKQVKMPTYLPHKK; encoded by the coding sequence ATGAGATGGAACACAAATACCTTTGGTTTGCGTCGCTTTTTGTGCATGCCGCTTACGTTGATCATGCTTAGTGCCTCGATGACATCTGCTGTTATTCCGATAAAGACTGCATATGGGGAAGCAGCGGAGGGAACTTCGTCCCAGCCCAAGAATGGTGCATTAGGACAAGGACCGGAAGCCAAAACAGCAAGATCGTATCAGACCGCTGTATCGGATTGGAAGCGTTGGGTCGCAGATCATGCTTATGCCTTACATACGATCCAACCGGAATCATGGTCTGCGAACGGAGGATCCATTGCGCAGGACAAATTTAGCGATCTCGACATGCTGATCCCCTTGCTCGCTGACAAGCGAATTGTATATTTAGGAGAAAATTCACATGGCGTGGCCGAATTTAACCTCGTCAAAACGCGCCTCATTCAATATTTGCACCAAACGCTAGGATATAACATGGTTGCCTTTGAGAGTGGTTTGGGTGATGCTGCCCTTGCACAAGGACAGATAAAGAAAATGGCGACCCAGGAGACGATGAGGCGTTCCATATTTGGGGTATGGTGGACGGAAGAGACAAAGCCGCTGTTCGAGTACATGAAGGAGACGCATAAGAGCGAATCGCCTTTGCGACTGGCGGGCTTCGATATTCAGGTGCAATCCCCGCTATTTCAAGATGCGAAATGGATTCCAAGCAAAGGGCTGAAGGATAGAGCGCTGCAAGCGGAGCAAGATGTTCGTAAGTGGAGAATGAGCAAGGATCTCAGCGGATTCCGCAAGGTCAAGCCAGAGCTGATTAAGGTGTATGAGGAGCTATTACAGGTCGTGACGAAGAATGAAAATGCATTGAAGATGGACTATCCCGATGAGCCGCATATCGTTAAATTGATGAAGCGAGCGCTAGAGGATCGCATCAGGGTTATTCAAGAGTATAATGAGCTCTGCATCCAATCCAATATATTAACAGAACAAGGGGACTACAGTGGCACTCAGCCCATGATGGAATGGCGCGATCGTGCTTTGGCAAGCAATCTGGCATGGCTGGCGACAAAAGTTTATCCGGAAGAGAGAATCATCGTGTGGGGACATAATGGACATATCAGTAAAGCACAGTCTCTGATTTCTAATATGCCGAAGAGTATGGGAGAACTTATGCCGGAAGAACTGAAGCGGGAGAGTTACGTGATGGGGCTATTTACGGGACAAGGCCAATTCGCTGAGAATACGAGAGAACCGGTTCAACTCGATCCGATGATCCCGGGATCTATGGAAGATATTTTGACGGCAGCCGGACAGCCATATACTTTCATGGATTTACGCTATCGGGAAAATGAACGGGGAAATTCGTGGATGTTCGAACGGATGATAGCCTCTTATCAGGTGATGATGCCGATGCCACTGGAGTTAAGACGGCATTTCGACGGCGTTTTGCTGATCAAACAAGTGAAGATGCCGACCTATTTGCCGCATAAAAAGTGA
- a CDS encoding VOC family protein: protein MELVKSPIDNVVESAFVHVSDLRRSAEWYSMVMGLPLLEERLNGGNVYWFMLHGGTGIILDDNRSNEPDSPHVRFMYKTSDIEESYRFLDNQGVQPIYPIERPHSGLAFLRFNDPDGNSIMVTQSDYVSEVIERLDDTPSPILNEIGGIFLNITNMNRAIRFHSTVLGLPYQEGESGHEDSIYNLKTKSGAGVLLDNNRFKQGDDYETLFMLLTHDADAAKAYLELNGVSVFTDIERYGEALAFFTVKDPDGNIIMICSKES from the coding sequence ATGGAACTCGTCAAAAGCCCAATTGATAATGTTGTGGAAAGCGCATTTGTTCATGTATCCGATCTTCGCCGTTCTGCCGAGTGGTATAGCATGGTGATGGGACTACCCTTATTGGAAGAACGATTAAACGGAGGTAATGTGTATTGGTTCATGCTTCATGGGGGAACCGGAATCATCTTGGATGACAACAGAAGCAACGAGCCGGATTCGCCGCATGTAAGATTCATGTACAAGACCTCCGACATCGAGGAATCGTACCGTTTCTTGGATAATCAAGGTGTACAACCGATATATCCGATAGAGCGGCCGCATTCAGGATTAGCCTTTTTAAGGTTTAACGATCCGGACGGCAACTCGATCATGGTTACGCAATCTGATTATGTCTCTGAGGTCATCGAACGATTGGATGACACGCCTAGTCCCATCTTGAACGAAATCGGTGGAATTTTTTTAAATATAACAAACATGAATCGAGCGATTCGATTTCATAGTACAGTGCTCGGGCTTCCTTACCAAGAAGGCGAATCGGGGCATGAGGATTCTATTTATAACTTGAAGACGAAGAGCGGGGCCGGCGTGCTGCTGGATAACAACCGATTTAAGCAAGGAGATGACTACGAAACCCTCTTTATGCTGCTTACGCATGATGCTGATGCCGCCAAAGCCTATTTGGAATTGAATGGCGTATCGGTCTTTACCGACATCGAAAGGTATGGTGAGGCGTTGGCGTTCTTCACGGTCAAAGATCCAGATGGCAATATCATTATGATTTGCTCCAAAGAGTCGTAA
- a CDS encoding type III polyketide synthase: MAASTPNIAITGIGTALPPYRMDQADTARRIVDALSHNPDSARWARRIFKQCGVETRYTCEPDLLNEASACRYLPREDRTDVPSTAERMAVYKNASVPLAISAARQALTDAKMEADRITHLITVSCTGQFLPGMDAALVRELGLAPSVMRIPLTFIGCAAGMKAILLSKQLVTGYSKANVLVVCVELCTLHIQPSGDRDALFGASFFGDGASACVVGVAGPQHQHVYQLGDDRTVLLPGGAEEMIWEVGNHGFDLYLSPNIPRLIGEYVPAEVERLIGDAKTELWAIHPGGKGIIEVLQARYGLSDAQVSPSLSVLRDVGNVSSATILFVLQKMREQLSDQGTARASGLALAFGPGLTAEMIQITYAASPVPTEHHVKDAQYVS; encoded by the coding sequence ATGGCAGCTTCTACGCCAAATATCGCGATCACAGGGATTGGCACAGCATTGCCCCCTTATCGTATGGATCAAGCAGATACGGCAAGGCGGATCGTCGATGCGCTGAGCCATAACCCCGATTCGGCCCGCTGGGCTAGAAGAATATTCAAACAATGCGGCGTCGAGACGCGCTACACCTGCGAACCGGATCTGCTGAACGAAGCTTCGGCATGCCGTTATCTGCCGAGAGAGGATCGCACGGATGTGCCTTCCACGGCAGAACGGATGGCGGTCTATAAGAACGCATCCGTACCCCTCGCCATATCTGCTGCAAGACAGGCGCTAACGGATGCGAAGATGGAGGCCGATCGGATCACACATCTAATCACTGTGAGCTGCACCGGACAATTCCTCCCGGGCATGGATGCGGCGCTGGTTCGCGAGCTCGGGCTTGCTCCTTCGGTGATGCGAATCCCCCTTACCTTCATCGGATGCGCTGCTGGGATGAAGGCGATTCTCCTATCCAAGCAACTCGTAACCGGGTACTCGAAGGCGAACGTCTTAGTCGTATGCGTGGAATTGTGCACGCTTCATATACAGCCTTCTGGGGATCGGGACGCGCTGTTCGGCGCTTCCTTCTTCGGCGATGGCGCGTCAGCTTGCGTCGTGGGTGTGGCAGGACCGCAGCATCAGCACGTCTATCAGCTTGGAGATGACCGCACGGTTCTATTGCCGGGGGGCGCCGAAGAGATGATCTGGGAGGTCGGGAATCACGGGTTCGACCTGTACCTCTCGCCGAATATCCCGAGATTGATCGGGGAGTATGTGCCTGCGGAGGTAGAGCGCCTGATCGGCGACGCGAAAACGGAATTGTGGGCCATCCATCCGGGAGGGAAAGGGATTATTGAAGTGCTCCAGGCAAGGTACGGTCTGTCGGACGCGCAAGTCTCGCCAAGTCTTAGCGTCCTGCGGGACGTCGGCAATGTCTCTTCTGCGACGATATTGTTCGTCTTGCAGAAGATGAGGGAACAGCTGTCCGATCAAGGAACAGCGCGTGCCTCCGGTCTAGCTCTCGCCTTCGGTCCCGGTCTGACGGCGGAGATGATTCAGATTACGTATGCTGCGTCTCCAGTTCCGACCGAACATCATGTGAAGGATGCGCAATATGTTTCTTAA
- a CDS encoding glycoside hydrolase family 18 protein translates to MKISIYSKAFIALLLIGMGIYYFQIVHAEERKITSVYIEAWRDPKDIDLTKKKVDIAFIAFAKIDGTNLYFHKDAGTNQQILENIKTLKENNKGTKMVLAVGGYGVDGFSDATMDGNRYQFTENIIQMVKELDLDGVDIDWEYPAFDAWGTQKARAIDTQNFTSLMRELREKLNRLPHKNKSYLLTFASGTQDWYFKKVEVKEVEKYVDYINVMTYDMTGRWSNTTGYNSNLYSDQHKRSKISIDSVINQYLAHQIDSSKLLLGIPAYSYGWKGVKGNANGAFTSGQPVDIEKVDLSYKTIVKKYLNQNGFKRYYDEQAKAAYLYNGDMYISYEDPEALEAKVKYIKEKDLGGAMVWEYSQDAEDGIVKYLSAHLNPEE, encoded by the coding sequence ATGAAAATTAGTATTTACTCCAAAGCATTTATCGCCCTTCTACTCATTGGGATGGGAATTTATTATTTTCAGATCGTACATGCGGAAGAGCGTAAAATCACCTCAGTATACATTGAAGCTTGGCGTGACCCGAAAGACATCGATCTAACGAAAAAAAAGGTGGATATCGCCTTCATCGCCTTTGCGAAAATTGACGGGACCAACTTGTATTTCCACAAAGATGCCGGCACCAATCAACAAATCCTTGAGAACATTAAGACACTAAAGGAAAACAACAAAGGAACCAAAATGGTGCTGGCCGTCGGCGGATATGGCGTGGATGGATTCTCTGACGCGACAATGGATGGCAATCGGTATCAATTCACAGAAAATATCATCCAGATGGTGAAGGAGCTGGACTTGGACGGGGTTGATATTGATTGGGAATACCCTGCCTTCGACGCATGGGGGACGCAAAAAGCGCGAGCGATAGATACCCAGAACTTTACTAGCCTCATGAGAGAATTAAGAGAAAAATTGAATCGTCTCCCGCACAAAAACAAATCGTATTTATTGACATTTGCCTCAGGCACTCAAGATTGGTATTTCAAAAAGGTAGAGGTAAAAGAAGTAGAAAAATATGTGGATTACATTAATGTAATGACCTATGATATGACGGGCAGATGGTCCAATACAACGGGGTACAATTCAAACCTGTATTCCGACCAACACAAGAGGTCAAAGATAAGTATAGACAGCGTCATCAACCAGTATCTTGCACATCAGATTGACAGCAGCAAATTACTGCTTGGTATCCCTGCCTATTCCTATGGTTGGAAGGGTGTCAAAGGAAATGCCAACGGGGCCTTTACTTCGGGCCAGCCTGTAGATATCGAGAAGGTAGATTTGAGTTATAAGACGATCGTGAAGAAGTATTTGAATCAAAATGGTTTTAAGCGTTACTATGACGAGCAAGCCAAAGCGGCTTATTTGTACAATGGTGACATGTATATTAGTTATGAAGACCCGGAAGCCTTGGAGGCAAAAGTCAAATACATCAAGGAGAAGGATCTTGGCGGTGCTATGGTATGGGAATATAGTCAGGATGCGGAAGATGGCATCGTGAAATATTTGTCCGCCCATCTCAATCCAGAAGAGTAG
- a CDS encoding glycosyltransferase family 2 protein, giving the protein MYYFLFVSTMVFLGFQLLYTVIPLLFSKVQELKADLTEKSISVLVPAYNEELTIGNCIDAMQGLLYENLEILIINDGSKDSTFARLDSLLDLHLDQRTADNQLTYNAIKGIYRSQNYPHIYVIDKLNGGKADSLNAGIDCARGEIVVTLDADSMLEMHSMKYVNQYFHDPEVIALGGTVKIVQGAEKQDGIIIEKFKGKGLVKSQIISYIHSFYVRKLTQSFFNSIVVISGAFGAFYKDILVQVNGFRSTVGEDIDITLKIHQYIKANQLKKKLVYAPEAVCYTECPENIRNFYKQRIRWQKAFVDCILIYWSKLSQKFSIGVSLFFAIDGFILGTLTAFTTIFYVVHALFIGDNLLRAFTLLAVTLGINAVQIVIALYLCNKFHSHYSLKDYVKMFLFSQLELLTYRNLLLYINIVGTLKYFDNDEGWGFVERKGVAAISRNMTARSQ; this is encoded by the coding sequence TTGTACTATTTTTTATTTGTCTCCACCATGGTTTTCCTTGGGTTTCAGCTTTTGTATACGGTCATCCCCCTATTATTCAGCAAAGTACAAGAGCTTAAAGCAGATTTGACCGAGAAATCCATCTCAGTTCTCGTCCCTGCGTACAACGAAGAGCTAACGATTGGGAATTGTATTGATGCCATGCAAGGCCTCCTTTACGAAAACCTCGAAATTCTGATCATCAACGACGGTTCGAAGGACAGCACCTTCGCCAGACTGGATTCGTTATTAGACTTGCATCTTGATCAACGAACAGCAGATAACCAACTGACATACAACGCGATTAAGGGAATATATCGGTCACAGAATTACCCCCATATCTATGTCATTGATAAGCTGAACGGCGGCAAAGCCGATTCGCTGAATGCGGGCATAGATTGCGCACGGGGAGAAATTGTCGTGACGCTCGATGCCGATAGCATGCTTGAGATGCATTCAATGAAGTACGTGAATCAATACTTTCACGATCCTGAGGTGATCGCGCTGGGAGGTACCGTGAAGATTGTTCAAGGCGCAGAGAAGCAGGATGGCATCATTATTGAGAAATTCAAAGGCAAAGGATTAGTTAAAAGTCAGATCATTAGCTATATCCATAGCTTTTATGTCCGTAAGCTGACGCAGTCCTTCTTCAATTCGATCGTGGTGATATCCGGTGCCTTTGGCGCATTTTACAAGGACATTCTCGTTCAAGTGAACGGGTTCCGGAGTACGGTCGGAGAAGATATCGACATCACGCTCAAAATCCATCAATACATCAAGGCGAACCAATTGAAAAAAAAGCTGGTCTATGCCCCGGAAGCGGTATGCTATACGGAATGCCCCGAAAATATCCGGAATTTTTACAAGCAGCGTATTCGCTGGCAGAAGGCTTTTGTAGATTGCATCTTGATCTATTGGTCCAAATTATCGCAGAAATTCAGTATCGGCGTCAGTTTATTTTTTGCAATCGACGGTTTTATCTTAGGAACCCTTACCGCGTTTACAACAATTTTTTATGTCGTTCACGCCCTGTTTATCGGAGATAACTTACTTAGGGCATTCACCCTGCTTGCTGTAACCTTGGGTATTAATGCCGTTCAGATCGTCATCGCTCTATACCTATGCAACAAATTCCATAGCCATTATTCATTGAAAGATTACGTGAAAATGTTCTTGTTCAGTCAGCTCGAACTCTTAACATACCGCAACCTGCTGTTGTATATCAATATTGTCGGTACGTTGAAATATTTTGACAACGATGAAGGCTGGGGATTCGTTGAACGTAAAGGCGTCGCTGCCATCAGTCGGAATATGACAGCTCGTTCTCAATAA
- a CDS encoding methyltransferase domain-containing protein, giving the protein MFLKLRRRASAAELMDDFSTGGEELHEALRELRLLNQLFAAAAPTLYGVKRLWRAAGKPNRLRITDVGAGSGDVNRHVLQWASLQGVDLTITLVDITEEACAEARHYFRDEPRVQVMRGDLFTLPEGSADIVTGTQLLHHFAEEELPHVIASMLRGARLGVVVNDIHRHWVAYSAVWLATRLISSNRYIRNDGPLSVAKGFRSQDWMRLKQATGMIQMKYSWRPLFRYAVVIGKPNLILQGWS; this is encoded by the coding sequence ATGTTTCTTAAGCTTCGGCGAAGAGCTTCGGCAGCGGAGCTCATGGACGATTTCTCTACCGGCGGAGAGGAGCTGCATGAAGCGCTGCGTGAGCTTCGCCTGCTGAACCAGCTGTTCGCCGCCGCCGCCCCGACGCTCTACGGTGTGAAGCGGCTGTGGCGGGCGGCGGGCAAGCCGAACCGGCTCAGGATCACGGATGTCGGAGCGGGTTCGGGCGACGTGAACCGGCACGTGCTGCAATGGGCATCGCTGCAAGGCGTCGATCTGACGATTACGCTCGTCGACATCACGGAAGAGGCATGCGCCGAAGCGCGCCATTACTTTCGAGATGAGCCGCGTGTTCAGGTGATGCGAGGCGATTTGTTCACGCTGCCGGAAGGGAGCGCGGACATCGTCACAGGAACGCAGCTGCTGCATCATTTCGCGGAGGAAGAGCTGCCGCATGTGATCGCCAGCATGCTGCGCGGAGCGCGGCTCGGCGTGGTCGTGAACGATATCCATCGGCACTGGGTAGCCTACTCGGCCGTATGGCTTGCGACAAGGTTGATATCTTCCAATCGGTATATTCGGAACGACGGACCGCTGTCCGTTGCCAAAGGCTTCCGTTCGCAGGATTGGATGCGTCTCAAACAGGCAACGGGGATGATACAGATGAAGTATTCATGGAGACCATTATTCCGATACGCAGTCGTGATCGGCAAGCCGAATCTGATACTGCAGGGATGGAGCTGA
- a CDS encoding acyltransferase, which produces MNSVFKNNRIVYIDLLRILSILAVIILHITADLLTRTNDFNTTSWWVSNIFNSISRFAVPVFFMISGAMMLRIEIKSYKDFYIKRVLPLLIPLLSWSLIYGWYNQYYILKSNMGVGDFLLDFGYRLLVDRNYVHLWFLYAIIAIYSTVPLITKLVKSCTEKDIRYYLLLWFIVSVIYRFISDVIFRWTNHYIDISIMNIPMFMGFLGYFILGYYVYNYELPSQWKNILFNLGVISFFLTPILTYFASIHSGILDEMFYGNYSITTFFMAMAMFIYFKEQETSLHEKTNYKIKKIISSISKASFSIYLIHLLVGLSISQRIDFDATLFESLLNLLFNIVTIFAISYIAVKVLNLNRWVTHVLFGGRG; this is translated from the coding sequence ATGAACAGTGTTTTTAAGAATAATCGGATCGTATATATTGATTTGCTACGCATTTTATCCATCCTTGCCGTCATCATACTTCATATTACAGCAGACCTGCTCACACGGACGAATGATTTTAACACAACCTCCTGGTGGGTCAGCAACATATTCAATTCCATATCCCGCTTCGCAGTTCCCGTATTCTTCATGATTAGCGGCGCGATGATGCTGCGTATAGAGATCAAGTCTTACAAGGATTTTTATATAAAAAGGGTCTTGCCCTTGCTCATCCCGCTGCTGAGCTGGTCCTTGATTTATGGCTGGTACAACCAGTATTACATCTTAAAAAGCAATATGGGCGTGGGTGATTTTTTGCTCGATTTCGGTTATAGACTGCTGGTTGATCGCAATTATGTGCATTTATGGTTCCTCTATGCCATCATCGCCATCTATTCGACAGTTCCCCTGATCACGAAGTTGGTTAAGAGCTGCACCGAGAAGGATATTCGGTATTATCTCCTCCTGTGGTTTATCGTTAGTGTCATCTACCGTTTTATCTCCGATGTCATCTTCCGCTGGACCAATCACTATATCGATATTTCCATTATGAATATCCCGATGTTTATGGGCTTTCTCGGGTACTTTATCCTTGGGTATTATGTATACAATTATGAACTGCCTAGCCAATGGAAAAATATATTATTTAATCTAGGCGTTATCTCGTTCTTCCTTACACCGATCTTGACGTACTTCGCTTCGATACATAGCGGGATATTGGACGAGATGTTCTACGGCAACTATTCCATCACGACCTTCTTCATGGCCATGGCGATGTTTATTTATTTCAAGGAACAAGAAACGTCACTCCACGAAAAAACCAACTATAAAATTAAGAAAATCATTAGCTCCATCTCCAAAGCAAGCTTTAGCATATACTTGATCCATCTGCTTGTAGGACTCTCGATCTCGCAACGCATCGATTTTGATGCAACGCTATTTGAGTCGCTCCTTAATCTGCTCTTCAACATCGTTACGATTTTCGCTATAAGTTATATCGCGGTAAAGGTATTGAACTTAAATCGCTGGGTTACGCATGTATTATTTGGCGGAAGAGGGTAA
- a CDS encoding class I SAM-dependent methyltransferase, which yields MKESVIAFYDDLADDYHLIFHDWNRAISNQGEVLSRLIRSKLADPHKEVTLLDCSCGIGTQAIGLANNGFRVTATDISPAAVDRAKKEAEAFGVAIHFGVADFRSLEKDISGEFDVVLSADNAIPHLLTDEDLYLAARNLYSKMNNEGVLLLTMRNYDELVKDKQSGTVPSVFNEGRRIVFQVWDWAEDFVTYTTNHFMMQEINGEWITKHVKTKYRALMRDELSQVLSAVGFVDIEWHMPPESGYYQPIVTARKKR from the coding sequence TTGAAGGAATCTGTTATAGCGTTTTACGATGACCTTGCCGATGATTACCATCTCATTTTTCATGATTGGAATAGGGCGATTTCAAATCAAGGAGAAGTATTAAGCAGATTAATCCGTTCAAAACTAGCGGATCCGCACAAGGAAGTGACACTTTTGGATTGTTCCTGCGGCATAGGTACACAGGCAATCGGATTAGCAAACAACGGATTTCGGGTAACGGCTACGGATATTAGTCCAGCTGCAGTAGATCGTGCCAAAAAAGAGGCCGAAGCTTTCGGTGTAGCAATCCATTTTGGCGTTGCTGATTTTCGCTCATTGGAAAAGGATATTTCAGGAGAATTTGACGTCGTACTTTCAGCGGATAATGCTATCCCACACCTTTTGACGGATGAGGATCTATATTTAGCTGCTCGCAATTTGTATTCAAAAATGAACAACGAAGGTGTCCTTCTCCTCACGATGAGGAATTACGATGAACTGGTAAAAGATAAACAGAGCGGCACCGTTCCGAGCGTTTTCAATGAGGGTAGGCGAATTGTTTTTCAAGTATGGGATTGGGCGGAAGATTTCGTTACCTATACAACAAATCATTTTATGATGCAGGAGATAAATGGGGAATGGATCACAAAGCATGTCAAAACTAAATATAGAGCGTTAATGCGGGACGAATTAAGCCAGGTGTTAAGCGCGGTTGGATTCGTTGATATCGAGTGGCATATGCCGCCAGAATCAGGTTATTATCAGCCGATCGTGACTGCCAGAAAAAAACGCTGA